TATAATTAAAGTAGATAAACTAAAGAACGGTACAATTAGATACACTTCCTGGAACAAGCCAAACACTCTAAAAGAAAGACCTAGCTTAGTGTTGTATAATGGTGAGATTGAGCAACAACATAAATATGGTTCTGGTCTTGATTATAGATTCGAAAACGGAGAATACCAATATATTATAGAACATAATGTAGAAACAACAGGATCTAAACGTATAATGCTTAGGCTTTTAAAAGATAACGAAGAACTGTTGTATACTAGTTTAAATGATTTGAAAACTAAACTATGAGACTATTTTTTATAATTATCTTCTATACAGGATTGACTTTTGGGCAACAAAAACCCATAGTCTTTTACAATGAAGTTGGAGAAGAAATAAATCAACTGGAGTTTTTGCGTTCAAAAGATTACAGTGAAAATCTGGATTTATATTTTGAGAATGATACTACACAAATAGGCATTTTAATCACCAGACAAAAGTTTGGTCATCTTGATAAAAAAACATTTGTCAATTTTAAATCTTATTTGTCTAATATAAGCGATAAGCAAATTGACTCTAGTCAAAATATCGTTATAAACTATTTGACACCACTGCCTAAAAAGGTGGATAACATAAAATCTAAGTCTAGTTGGAATGTATTAGAAAAACATTACCTGAGAAAACTTCATAAAATTGCTGATATAAATCAATTTTGGATAACCTCACCAAAATCTGACAATCTTAATTTCTATCATAATAATAAAATTAATTGGATATCAGATAAAGACAATTTATTTAAAAATTTATTTTTTCCTTATGATGTAAGATATGGAAATTTCATTTTAATTAAACCAGATGGCAGATACTATTACTATTTAGGTGAGCATAGTAAATATAAAATCTGGGAAAAAGCTGAGAAATTTTTTAAGTAAATGATTTTACTGCTAATTAATTCTTTAACCATTCAAAAAGGTTTATTTGAACTGGTTGTGAAAATTGAAATGTATACAGGAGACAACACCCACAAAACTCGATAAACCGCAATAGTAAAATCATCTATTTTTCCTATTCAAGTATAACTAAATATTACATCAAGTTTACGTAAGCTAGCGCACAAGATTACGTCTTAATTTACTTTATAAATAGACCTATTTACCTTACATTATCGGTCTATCAAAACTTGAAATTATGCAAGACACAAAAACACGTGATTATATAAAAGAGGTATTAAAAAATATGCCCGAAGATTGGGTTAACTTAACCACACATCGTTTAGATATATATAACGAGAAGTTGGCTAAAGTTCAATTTTTAGAACAATTTGAAACCTTATACATCAATGAGACTACAGAAACTTCTGCTTTAAAAGTTTTACCTACAGCTTATGATTATATAAGATTAGGGCATCCCTTATCCAGCGTTTTAGAATGGGGAATAGCAAAGGAGCAAAGTTTAGATGCAGAGTTTGTAATTAGTTTTCAATCTAAGACAGTTCCTATTCTTTCAATTTTAAGAACAAACCTTTTAGAGGGAAAAAACACACAGATTAACTATAAAGGCACATTGCCAGCAGATTTTAATGCAGATATTATAAAATCTGTTTACGGCTATACATTTGAACTTAATAAGGTCGAAAATGCTTCAGCTGTAGCTCCATTTGATGGCACCTCTATATATGTTTCAGAAGATGATACTATTGGTGATTTCAACATAAACGCATCAGTAGATTTTCATATAAGCCTTTACGGTCACTTAGGGAGTATTCTAATAGTAAACGGAGAAAAAAACGCGTCTTACATCTCAGACATACAACATGTGCGTCGTCGCGAAACAGTGTCTATGACACCAAGTAACGCATTGGTTGCTTTAAAAGCTTTTGCAAATGCATCAACTTTAAATAGTACAGCGCCAGATGTTACTGCCCATAAGGATAACGTCTCTACATTGCTAAAAGATATTACCAATACAAGTATTACACCATTAGTAGCCTCTAGCGGCTTGTCTATACAGTACGCTATAATGATGGGCTTGGTTAATGAAGCTCAGGATAAACATCCTAACAAGCCAATAAAATTTATAGTGCCACCAAACTGTTATGGAGGTACAAACGATCAAGCAAGACGTGTTGCTGCTTGTTTGGATAATGTTGAGGTAGTCGATTTACCTGTTGATGGTGAAAATGATATGGTAAGCAGTATAGATAAGGTACTAACTACAATTGCTAGTCAAGATGCGGTGCCATATATAATTGCAGAGATACCTACAAACCCAAGAGTTGAGGTCCCAGATTTACAAAATCTTAAAGCTGTTTTAAGTAAACAGCGCCAAACACCTAATGGAGATACGGCAATAGATCCTGTGTTTATATTAGATCAGACATTTTGCCCTAATGTACACTTCTTAGGAGAAGAAGACATCTTAGCCACTGTGAGAACAATTTCTTACGCAAGCGGATCTAAATTTCCTAGTGGTGGTAAATGTACTGCTGGTTATTGTGTGGCTAATAACAAAGCAAAAGCATTAATGCCAAATATAGCTTTACACCTAAGTTTATGTGATAATGAAGCTACAGCGCAACAATATGAAATTCTTGCAGCACAATTGCCATCTATGTTACAACGCATAAAAGATGCTTATGTGAATACTAGAGAGTTTGTGACTTTTATTAAAGAGACGTTACCTGAGGCTAAATTAAACTTTGTGTCTGAGGACTTGGCAAACGAAGGATTTACACCATCTGTGTTTTCTTTAGATCTTCCTACCAAAGGAAGTACAGAAGAAGAGAGAGAAGCCTATAAGAGAGAATTAAATTTGAAGTTAATCAACTTAATGATTACTGAAATTCCTAATGAAAGTAAATTCTGTGTGAGTTACGGACAGCTTAAGGGATGCTATTGGACCATTCCTGCTACATCTACTCAAGGAACGACTAAGGAAGGTGATAAAGATTATATTGTACGCGCATCCTTATCTCCAAATTTAGACTTAGAGAAGCACAAAGAGGTGTTTACTAAGTTTGTAAATTCTATTGCATAA
This region of Croceibacter atlanticus HTCC2559 genomic DNA includes:
- a CDS encoding PLP-dependent aminotransferase family protein; this encodes MQDTKTRDYIKEVLKNMPEDWVNLTTHRLDIYNEKLAKVQFLEQFETLYINETTETSALKVLPTAYDYIRLGHPLSSVLEWGIAKEQSLDAEFVISFQSKTVPILSILRTNLLEGKNTQINYKGTLPADFNADIIKSVYGYTFELNKVENASAVAPFDGTSIYVSEDDTIGDFNINASVDFHISLYGHLGSILIVNGEKNASYISDIQHVRRRETVSMTPSNALVALKAFANASTLNSTAPDVTAHKDNVSTLLKDITNTSITPLVASSGLSIQYAIMMGLVNEAQDKHPNKPIKFIVPPNCYGGTNDQARRVAACLDNVEVVDLPVDGENDMVSSIDKVLTTIASQDAVPYIIAEIPTNPRVEVPDLQNLKAVLSKQRQTPNGDTAIDPVFILDQTFCPNVHFLGEEDILATVRTISYASGSKFPSGGKCTAGYCVANNKAKALMPNIALHLSLCDNEATAQQYEILAAQLPSMLQRIKDAYVNTREFVTFIKETLPEAKLNFVSEDLANEGFTPSVFSLDLPTKGSTEEEREAYKRELNLKLINLMITEIPNESKFCVSYGQLKGCYWTIPATSTQGTTKEGDKDYIVRASLSPNLDLEKHKEVFTKFVNSIA